The DNA segment GAAAATGTAAACAGTATTGATCCTAGTAATTCTTTCTTTGGTTTATTAAATGGTCTGCAGGTATATCAGAATAATGGTTTTGCAGGTCAACGTAGTGCGAGTTTATTGATTAGAGGAAGAAGTTCTTTACAGGACAACTCAATTCTTGTGTTGGTGGATGGCTTTGAAAGACGTCTGGACGATCTAACTACAATGGACATTGAAAAAGTGCAAGTGTTAAAAGATGCTGCCGCAGTCGCTATCTATGGACAACGAGGTGCTAATGGTGTTCTTTTGGTTACCACTAAAAGGGGGGGGCGTGAAGGTATGAATGTTAACGTGAAGTATGATGTAGGTGTTAGCCAGGCTTTTCGCATGCCGGATATGCTTAATGCTGCCGATTATGCCAGAGCAGTAAATGAAGCTTTATATTATGATGGTTTGCCCATGAAGTATACTGCCCATGAAATTGCGGCATACGAAGAAGGCAATGCTTACTCTCTTTATCCTAATGTAGATTGGGCAAATGAACTGCTAAATAAAAGTGGAACAGTTAGTAATCTTAATGTGGAATTTGATGGTGGAGGTAAAAATGTAAAGTATTATGTAGGTATTAGCCATCAAGGTGAAAAAGGACTGCTTAGTCATGATAGATCTGAAGAGGATATCTATACTGCTTTAGAATACGACCGTTTGGGTTTTCGTTCTAACTTGGACATCGATCTGACTAAATCGACCTTACTACGTTTAAATATTGGAGGAAATATAGTGCAGAATACCCGTGGTGGCAAATCACCAGATGATATATTTGGGGAGATATATGGCACTCCCTCGGCAGCAATGCCAGTAAAAACCGCCAATGGCATCTGGGGAGGTACAGATATTTATAGTAATAATCCCGTAGCCTCACAAATAGCCAGCGGTAATGGAAGCACTCATGCCCGTAGTATTATGACTGACCTGACACTAGAACAAAAGCTGGATGTATTAACCGAAGGTTTAGCTGTTGATGTGACTTATTCATACGATAATGCAGTGACTTATTGGGATGGTTATACTCGTAGTTATCAATATGAAAAAGTGACCCCAACGATGGATCAGGACGGGATGGTTACCGATACTACGTATGTACAGTATGGAGAGAATACCTCCCTTGATTCTTACAGTACTTTTGGAGGGCAACAGCGCTATAATGCATTTCGGACTCGCATTAAGTACGAAAAAACATGGGGCGATCATTCGCTAAACGGTTATATAATGTATCAGCAAGATAAAACAGTTAAACTGAACCAATATAATACCTACTTAAACCAGAATCTTGCTCTAAAGGCATATTATAGTTATAAACAAAAGTACCTGGCTGATTTAACTGTGTCGTATGCAGGTACTAACTGGTTGCCTGAAGGAGAACGATTTTCTGCTTATCCTGCCCTTGGCTTAGGATGGATTCTGTCAGAAGAGTCATTCTTAAGTTCTTCTGAAGTTATTGATTTCCTGAAGTTTAGAGCTTCGGCTGGTATTTCTGGGAATAGTCTGATTATAAAGAATATTGCTGAACAACAATTTGGGAGCGGTAATGGCTATTATTGGGGTGGAAACAACAATAGTGCAAGTGGTCTGCAAGAGAAACAATTGGCTACAGATAATCCTAAAAGTGAGCATTCTTTTATGGGGAACATAGGGTTGGATGCGATTATAGCCAATAATCTATCGCTGGCAATAGATGCATTTTATGAAAAAAGATATGACATTTTAGTTGAATCTGCCGGGGTTACATCAGGCACATTGGGTATAAGTTCGGCTTATTTACCTGTAGGAAAAGTGAAGAATGTGGGTATTGAATCAGCACTGGATTGGAAACACAATATTGGCGAGCTCAAATATAATCTAGGAGGTAATTTTAGTTTTGTTAGGAATACCATTTTAGAGATGAATGAAGCATATCGTCCATACGAAAGTATGAAAACAACGGGGCACTCCATGGGGCAGTTTTTTGGTTACAAAAGCGAAGGTTTCTTTTCTGACGTCGCAGATATAGATAGTCATCCGGAGCAGCGTTTTTCCGAGGTGAGTCCGGGTGATATTAAGTATGTAGATCATAACAAGGATGGACGTGTGGATGAATTCGATATTCAGGCCATTAAAGGAACGGCTGTCCCTGAAATCTATTATGCTTTTAATTTAGGTATGGAATATAAGGGCTTTGGGTTTTCTGCACTTTTTCAGGGAACAGCTAACAAAAGTGTGTTG comes from the Saccharicrinis fermentans DSM 9555 = JCM 21142 genome and includes:
- a CDS encoding SusC/RagA family TonB-linked outer membrane protein is translated as MKLNKTLIKEVLYCGVLSTLLLFPSRLSAQKANVTQNDVEVFEIRKNKLDNLGAASISQVDHEEIENVNSIDPSNSFFGLLNGLQVYQNNGFAGQRSASLLIRGRSSLQDNSILVLVDGFERRLDDLTTMDIEKVQVLKDAAAVAIYGQRGANGVLLVTTKRGGREGMNVNVKYDVGVSQAFRMPDMLNAADYARAVNEALYYDGLPMKYTAHEIAAYEEGNAYSLYPNVDWANELLNKSGTVSNLNVEFDGGGKNVKYYVGISHQGEKGLLSHDRSEEDIYTALEYDRLGFRSNLDIDLTKSTLLRLNIGGNIVQNTRGGKSPDDIFGEIYGTPSAAMPVKTANGIWGGTDIYSNNPVASQIASGNGSTHARSIMTDLTLEQKLDVLTEGLAVDVTYSYDNAVTYWDGYTRSYQYEKVTPTMDQDGMVTDTTYVQYGENTSLDSYSTFGGQQRYNAFRTRIKYEKTWGDHSLNGYIMYQQDKTVKLNQYNTYLNQNLALKAYYSYKQKYLADLTVSYAGTNWLPEGERFSAYPALGLGWILSEESFLSSSEVIDFLKFRASAGISGNSLIIKNIAEQQFGSGNGYYWGGNNNSASGLQEKQLATDNPKSEHSFMGNIGLDAIIANNLSLAIDAFYEKRYDILVESAGVTSGTLGISSAYLPVGKVKNVGIESALDWKHNIGELKYNLGGNFSFVRNTILEMNEAYRPYESMKTTGHSMGQFFGYKSEGFFSDVADIDSHPEQRFSEVSPGDIKYVDHNKDGRVDEFDIQAIKGTAVPEIYYAFNLGMEYKGFGFSALFQGTANKSVLLNTQDIFVPLRDNGNISSFSASRWTEATKTTAKLPRLSTQENLNNYKNNDIWIVNGSFLKLRNAEFYYNLPEDIASKLKVGSCRFYIRGNNLLSFDSIGMMDPEYLGRGYPTLRSYLAGVKISF